A single window of Pseudobdellovibrionaceae bacterium DNA harbors:
- a CDS encoding polyketide cyclase has product MAFVKKEENFKCTAKQLFDILSDYESYPDFLADVKGISILKSTKTYKIIEYTVAIIKNVTYQLRVKEKKNKEITWTLESGLLFKSLEGSWVLKESKTKKGTTDVIYEVEMKLKFFAPKLIEKTLVEVNLKTMMKSFKKRVKQLYG; this is encoded by the coding sequence ATGGCCTTTGTTAAAAAAGAAGAAAATTTTAAGTGCACTGCCAAGCAACTATTTGATATTTTATCAGATTACGAAAGTTATCCTGATTTTTTAGCAGATGTAAAAGGTATTAGTATTTTAAAATCTACAAAAACTTATAAAATTATTGAGTACACAGTAGCAATTATTAAAAATGTTACTTATCAGCTGCGAGTAAAAGAAAAAAAGAATAAAGAAATTACTTGGACTTTAGAGTCTGGGTTACTTTTTAAATCTTTAGAGGGTTCGTGGGTTTTAAAAGAATCTAAAACCAAAAAAGGAACGACAGATGTAATTTACGAAGTAGAGATGAAATTAAAATTTTTTGCTCCTAAACTTATTGAAAAAACTTTAGTAGAAGTTAATTTAAAAACTATGATGAAATCTTTCAAAAAAAGAGTAAAACAGCTTTATGGATAA
- a CDS encoding YeeE/YedE family protein gives MFNDYLLAFLGGGLIGLSSILLLLFHGRIAGISGMLKGSFINNAPDKGWRISFIFGLIIMGLLLNIQQPQLFSINSYLNYWGIGLSGLLVGAGTYLGNGCTSGHGICGSSRLSIRSLVATVTFIVSGMLSVWMMKTFF, from the coding sequence ATGTTTAATGACTATTTACTAGCTTTCCTTGGAGGAGGCCTTATAGGGCTTAGCTCTATTTTATTATTATTATTTCATGGGCGTATCGCTGGAATTAGTGGCATGCTAAAGGGCAGTTTTATTAACAATGCCCCCGACAAAGGCTGGAGAATTTCTTTTATATTTGGCTTAATCATTATGGGCTTGTTACTTAACATTCAACAACCACAATTATTTTCCATTAACTCTTATTTAAATTACTGGGGAATAGGATTATCAGGATTATTAGTGGGAGCAGGTACTTACCTAGGTAATGGTTGTACCAGTGGGCATGGTATTTGTGGGTCTAGTCGCCTTTCTATTCGCTCTCTTGTGGCCACTGTTACTTTTATTGTTTCAGGAATGCTAAGCGTTTGGATGATGAAAACATTTTTTTAA
- the glpX gene encoding class II fructose-bisphosphatase, with protein MNRNLALEFVRVTEAAALASSRWMGRGDEKQADQAAVTAMRTAFNSVLMKGQVVIGEGERDKAPMLYIGEPVGFAHTKEAKKIQNTEIFPEIDIALDPLEGTTICAKGGVGATSVIAAAKKGNLLHAPDIYMDKLACGPKGKGCLSLDNTPAKNISILSEKLKKPISDLTVVVLERPRHEELIKQVRDTGARICLIDDGDVSAGIATCTQGSGIDLLLGIGGAPEGVITAAAIKCLDGDFQGRLLFSNEEEKQRASKMGISDYNKIYHLEQLATGPVLFAATGVTDGPFLKGVRHLGKGRVQTHSVVFRSQTKTHRYIQAEHSLKF; from the coding sequence ATGAATAGAAATTTAGCTTTAGAGTTTGTTAGAGTAACAGAGGCCGCTGCCTTGGCTAGTTCGCGTTGGATGGGGCGAGGCGACGAAAAGCAGGCCGACCAAGCTGCGGTAACGGCCATGCGCACGGCATTTAATTCGGTTTTAATGAAAGGCCAAGTGGTTATTGGAGAAGGCGAAAGGGATAAGGCACCTATGCTTTATATTGGAGAGCCTGTGGGTTTTGCTCACACAAAAGAAGCAAAAAAAATTCAAAATACAGAAATTTTCCCCGAAATTGATATTGCCTTAGATCCTTTAGAGGGAACCACAATTTGCGCCAAGGGAGGGGTGGGTGCTACCTCTGTTATTGCTGCGGCCAAAAAAGGTAATTTACTACATGCTCCCGATATTTATATGGATAAGTTAGCTTGTGGGCCTAAAGGCAAAGGCTGTTTAAGTTTAGACAACACGCCTGCCAAAAACATTAGTATTTTAAGTGAAAAATTAAAGAAGCCAATTTCTGATTTAACCGTGGTGGTTTTAGAGCGACCTCGCCATGAAGAGCTGATTAAGCAAGTTAGAGATACGGGTGCTCGTATTTGCTTAATTGATGATGGAGATGTTTCTGCAGGTATTGCTACTTGTACGCAAGGCTCGGGTATTGATTTGCTTTTAGGTATTGGAGGGGCTCCAGAGGGAGTAATTACTGCGGCGGCTATTAAATGTTTAGATGGAGATTTTCAAGGCCGTTTGCTATTTTCTAATGAAGAAGAAAAACAAAGAGCCAGCAAGATGGGCATTTCTGATTATAATAAAATTTATCATTTAGAGCAATTAGCAACAGGGCCTGTATTATTTGCAGCTACAGGGGTAACCGATGGTCCTTTTTTAAAAGGGGTTCGACACTTAGGCAAAGGTAGGGTGCAGACCCATTCTGTGGTTTTTCGTTCGCAAACAAAAACGCATCGTTATATTCAAGCAGAACATAGTTTAAAGTTTTGA
- a CDS encoding sulfite exporter TauE/SafE family protein gives MLILFCALGIGGVVGLLGFGPALLSLPVLLYIKGDSFTSAVLMSLIIGMVFSSVAGWSRISDISIKKAAVFFPLAALGSSFGVHYSTSLIEFWRVILLSVVSFIAVGLIFYRLYKDKVGRRANTQQLSSKARVVNIFFFLCCSYIVGFLSAILGVSGGFLMTPLFIVAFSLPLSVAVATSLFLSVVNSIIALFFYYQSQPLNNFLKLDWYFLLQFLIIGILGVIVGVKFAKRCPSVVLKKLLAGSLFLLGLWNLYQVF, from the coding sequence ATGCTGATTTTATTTTGTGCATTAGGGATTGGTGGAGTAGTAGGCCTTTTGGGTTTTGGCCCAGCCCTTTTAAGTTTGCCCGTTTTATTATACATAAAAGGGGATAGCTTTACCTCTGCGGTTTTAATGTCCTTAATTATAGGGATGGTTTTTTCCAGTGTTGCTGGTTGGAGCCGCATTTCTGATATTTCTATAAAAAAAGCGGCCGTATTTTTTCCGCTAGCCGCTTTAGGTTCCTCTTTTGGTGTCCATTATTCTACAAGTCTTATAGAGTTTTGGCGTGTGATATTATTATCCGTAGTGAGTTTTATTGCAGTGGGCTTAATTTTTTATAGATTATATAAAGACAAAGTAGGGCGAAGAGCAAACACGCAGCAGTTAAGTAGCAAAGCCCGTGTAGTGAATATTTTCTTTTTTTTATGCTGTAGTTATATTGTGGGGTTTTTGTCTGCAATCCTTGGTGTCAGTGGAGGCTTTTTAATGACGCCACTGTTTATAGTAGCATTTTCTTTACCACTTTCTGTAGCTGTAGCCACTAGTCTATTTTTAAGTGTGGTAAATTCTATAATAGCGTTATTTTTTTATTACCAAAGCCAACCTTTAAATAATTTTTTAAAATTAGATTGGTATTTTTTATTACAATTTTTAATTATAGGAATACTAGGGGTTATTGTAGGTGTAAAATTTGCAAAACGATGTCCCTCGGTTGTGTTAAAAAAACTATTGGCAGGTTCTTTGTTTTTATTGGGCTTATGGAACCTTTATCAGGTTTTTTAA
- a CDS encoding rhodanese-like domain-containing protein produces MDEIYKIYKNVPEGELLLDVRRPDEFAEARIPSSINITHTEVGKQAEQLKKYTKIYVYCRSGGRSQVAAQILQEAGLTNLYCIKDSGMMDWIAAGYEVKS; encoded by the coding sequence ATGGATGAAATCTATAAAATATATAAAAATGTTCCCGAAGGGGAATTGTTACTAGATGTTAGGCGTCCTGACGAATTTGCAGAAGCCAGAATTCCCTCCTCTATAAACATTACTCATACAGAGGTGGGCAAACAGGCCGAGCAATTAAAAAAATATACTAAAATTTATGTATATTGTAGGTCTGGGGGAAGGTCTCAAGTGGCTGCTCAAATATTACAAGAAGCAGGCCTTACTAATTTATACTGCATTAAAGACTCAGGAATGATGGACTGGATAGCTGCTGGCTATGAAGTAAAATCGTAG
- a CDS encoding YeeE/YedE family protein, whose protein sequence is MKNTIHNIIAINLGLLFATGLAISGMTKPQNIIDFLDVTGNWNPLLLLVMAGAILVYMPAYYLVIKKKDKPLLDEEFFIPPQGKVDKQLIIGSILFGTGWGISGFCPGPALTSFLINTQAIVLVFSLIAGMFLAKFALHYKNHCCKK, encoded by the coding sequence ATGAAAAACACTATACACAATATTATCGCAATTAACTTAGGTTTACTTTTTGCAACAGGTTTAGCCATTTCGGGAATGACTAAACCGCAAAATATTATTGATTTTTTAGATGTAACGGGTAACTGGAACCCTCTTTTACTACTAGTAATGGCTGGAGCAATTCTAGTTTATATGCCCGCCTATTATTTAGTTATAAAAAAGAAAGATAAACCTTTACTAGATGAGGAGTTTTTCATACCTCCTCAGGGAAAAGTGGACAAACAACTAATTATTGGCTCTATTCTTTTTGGTACCGGTTGGGGAATTTCTGGTTTTTGTCCAGGCCCTGCTTTAACTAGCTTTCTTATTAACACTCAAGCAATAGTATTAGTTTTTAGTTTAATTGCAGGTATGTTTTTAGCTAAATTTGCACTGCATTACAAAAATCATTGTTGTAAAAAATAG